A genomic window from Periophthalmus magnuspinnatus isolate fPerMag1 chromosome 16, fPerMag1.2.pri, whole genome shotgun sequence includes:
- the dgat1b gene encoding diacylglycerol O-acyltransferase 1b, producing MADPGAAGATLRRRATFAAQRGGSLLPMNGSSVATCLSENSPGQRPDSPGQRADSPGQKHGAPEAARAKGKSGKHKRRNDKPSDMLSCHKTQESLLSSASGYNNYRGVLNWCVVMLILSNARLFLENLLRYGILVDPIQVVSLFLKDPYSWPAACLVIVSNLFIMVALYTERQLSKGSFSELVGFVVHCINLTVMLTFPAAVVLTVPSVTPVGGAFALGIYTILFLKLYSYRDVNMWCRDLSSAKAKKLSRSLSCPTGFSGDESKVCYPGNLTMKDIYYFAFAPTLCYELNFPRSPKIRMSFLIRRLVEMLFFTQLLVALTQQWMVPIIQSSMKPLEDMDLSRMMERLLRLAVPNHLLWLMFFYWFFHSSLNFTAELLCFGDRQFYKDWWNAETVTYFWQNWNIPVHKWCLRHFYKPLLKRGFSKIVSQSAVFFLSAFFHEYLVSVPLRMFRLWAFMGMMSQLPLAWFVGNMLHGNYGNAAVWMSLIIGQPFAVLMYVHDYYVLHYRQDTD from the exons ATGGCGGATCCGGGCGCAGCCGGGGCCACGCTCAGGAGAAGAGCGACCTTTGCAgcgcagagaggagggagtctTCTGCCGATGAACGGGTCCTCTGTGGCGACGTGTCTGAGTGAAAACAGCCCCGGACAGAGACCAGACAGCCCGGGACAGAGAGCTGACAGCCCGGGACAGAAGCACGGAGCACCGGAAGCAGCGCGCGCAAAGGGCAAAAGTGGAAAACACAAACGGAGAAATGACAAACCCAGTGACATGCTCAG ttgtcaCAAGACGCAGGAGTCCCTGCTCAGTTCTGCCAGTGGTTACAACAACTACAGAGGAGTCCTCAACTGGTGTGTGGTGATGCTG ATTCTCAGTAATGCTCGCCTGTTTTTGGAAAATCTACTTAG ATATGGTATTCTGGTAGATCCCATTCAGGTGGTGTCATTATTCCTGAAGGATCCTTATAGCTGGCCAGCTGCCTGTCTTGTGATTG TGTCCAACCTATTTATTATGGTGGCCCTCTACACTGAAAGACAGCTCTCGAAA GGCTCTTTCAGTGAACTTGTTGGGTTTGTGGTCCACTGCATTAACCTGACAGTCATGCTAACCTTCCCTGCAGCTGTGGTCCTAACGGTCCCCTCAGTGACCCCAG tCGGTGGGGCGTTTGCTCTGGGCATCTACACTATCCTCTTCCTAAAGCTGTACTCCTATAGAGATGTCAACATGTGGTGCCGGGATTTGAGCAGCGCCAAAGCCAAAAAACTGTCCCGATCCCTCTCCT GCCCCACTGGATTTTCTGGGGATGAATCAAAGGTGTGTTACCCTGGAAACCTTACGATGAAAG ACATATACTATTTTGCTTTTGCCCCTACTCTGTGCTATGAACTCAACTTCCCACGTTCTCCCAAAATCCGAATGAGTTTTCTTATAAGGAGACTGGTTGAAATg ttGTTCTTCACTCAGCTGCTAGTTGCTCTCACTCAACAG TGGATGGTTCCTATTATACAAAGCTCTATGAAACCCCTCGag GATATGGACCTATCCAGAATGATGGAGAGGCTTCTACGGCTAGCA GTGCCTAATCACTTGCTGTGGCTCATGTTTTTCTACTGGTTCTTCCACTCATCCTTGAACTTCACTGCTGAGCTGCTGTGCTTCGGTGACAGGCAGTTTTACAAGGACTGGTG GAACGCTGAGACAGTGACTTATTTCTGGCAGAACTGGAACATCCCCGTTCACAAGTGGTGTTTACG GCACTTTTACAAGCCATTGCTAAAACGAGGGTTCAGCAAAATTGTCAGCCAGTCTGCAGTTTTCTTCTTGTCTGCCTTCTTCCACGAG TACCTGGTGAGCGTTCCTCTGAGGATGTTCAGACTTTGGGCCTTTATGGGCATGATGTCTCAG CTTCCACTGGCCTGGTTTGTTGGCAACATGCTGCATGGTAACTATGGCAACGCGGCGGTGTGGATGTCCCTGATCATCGGACAGCCCTTCGCCGTTCTGATGTATGTCCATGACTACTATGTGCTCCACTACCGGCAGGACACAGACTGA